One genomic segment of Pleurocapsa minor HA4230-MV1 includes these proteins:
- a CDS encoding serine/threonine protein kinase, with product MSNAIEGKAEIPTGTLIDNRYLIQKVLGQGGLGRTYLAFDTHRFQDPCVLKEFAPLGSGQYDLEKSRELFKREAQILHQISHPQIPKFLACFEGKSRLFLVQEYVKGKTYSAILQERQKNNQVFQESEVIRWLMNILPILDYIHKLGIIHRDISPDNIMIMQPEGKTLPVLIDFGVGKLTNIVREQKQLNSDNYSYVGKMSFVGKIGYAPREQIGMGICSPSSDIYALGVTALVLLTGKNPTSLVNSYSLEWEWHNYVRVSQEFTEILDKMTKERPQERYNAANAVLLDIQQKIIDCHTSIVVPTRNNEFQSSKLDSIFPCSPPDSATLINQENTFNENAVVDCTQPLTSKSLTDLRPANTNNVLNLSKKQPTIEPKFVQRCQKELAYFIGPMASLIIDEVLMQSASKSPEAFVNDLAEQIPDSQQAIKFKRLLLET from the coding sequence ATGTCTAATGCGATTGAAGGGAAAGCCGAAATCCCTACTGGTACATTGATTGATAATCGCTACTTAATTCAAAAAGTTCTGGGTCAGGGTGGATTAGGACGCACTTATTTAGCTTTTGATACTCATCGGTTTCAAGATCCCTGCGTGCTTAAAGAGTTTGCTCCACTGGGTTCGGGACAATACGATCTAGAGAAGTCTCGAGAACTATTTAAAAGAGAAGCTCAAATACTGCATCAAATTTCTCATCCCCAAATTCCTAAATTTCTTGCCTGTTTTGAGGGAAAAAGCCGTCTATTTTTAGTGCAAGAATATGTCAAAGGAAAAACTTATTCTGCAATCTTACAAGAACGTCAAAAAAACAATCAAGTTTTTCAGGAATCGGAAGTAATTAGATGGTTGATGAATATATTGCCAATCCTTGACTACATCCACAAATTAGGTATTATTCATCGAGATATTTCTCCAGATAACATTATGATTATGCAGCCAGAAGGCAAAACATTACCAGTGTTGATTGATTTTGGTGTGGGCAAGCTGACTAATATTGTTCGTGAACAAAAACAACTCAACTCCGATAATTATTCCTATGTAGGAAAAATGTCTTTTGTTGGCAAAATTGGTTATGCTCCCCGAGAACAAATCGGCATGGGTATTTGCTCTCCTAGTAGTGATATTTACGCTTTAGGAGTGACAGCTTTAGTATTACTAACTGGAAAAAATCCTACATCCTTAGTAAATAGTTATTCTCTGGAATGGGAATGGCACAATTATGTGCGAGTCAGCCAAGAATTTACCGAAATTCTGGATAAAATGACTAAAGAAAGACCCCAGGAACGTTATAATGCAGCGAATGCAGTTTTACTTGATATTCAGCAAAAAATAATTGATTGCCATACTTCTATTGTCGTACCTACTCGAAATAATGAATTTCAATCATCTAAACTAGACTCAATTTTTCCTTGTTCTCCACCCGATTCTGCTACTTTAATTAATCAAGAAAATACCTTTAATGAAAATGCTGTTGTCGATTGTACTCAACCTCTAACATCTAAATCTTTGACTGATTTAAGACCAGCCAACACGAATAATGTGCTTAATTTATCTAAAAAACAGCCAACTATTGAACCTAAATTTGTTCAACGCTGTCAGAAAGAATTGGCTTATTTTATTGGCCCGATGGCGAGTTTAATTATTGATGAAGTTTTAATGCAATCTGCATCTAAATCTCCAGAAGCTTTTGTCAATGATTTAGCTGAGCAAATTCCCGATTCTCAGCAAGCTATCAAATTTAAACGGTTGTTATTAGAGACTTAA
- a CDS encoding phosphate/phosphite/phosphonate ABC transporter substrate-binding protein, which yields MYFYRRLLIVFLSILLGIVLAIGCASRSPSGEKLVIGVVSYDAGASSIDKYENFQNYLAAQTKSIVELEPAFNELTAVEEVKRGVWSIVFAPPGLAAIAIKQQNYLPIFSMAGLRNVRSVIVVNNNRLQNLDDLSNSIVALGQPGSAAGYYLPLYDLYGLTLKEVRFAPTPKTVLQWLSQGKVDAGALSEADFELYHHEFEQKGLRILHTTRSAPPSIVLLQSSIDAESRQQIVEAMKAAAPSTIGDAGYLPDAPIPDYEQFIKIVEKVRPLETQVQEKPAVLIFK from the coding sequence ATGTATTTTTATCGTCGTTTATTAATAGTATTCTTGTCAATTTTACTGGGAATAGTCTTAGCTATCGGTTGTGCTTCCAGATCGCCTTCTGGAGAAAAATTGGTGATTGGTGTTGTCAGTTACGATGCAGGTGCGAGTTCGATCGATAAATATGAAAATTTTCAAAATTATTTAGCAGCACAAACTAAATCAATTGTGGAGTTAGAGCCAGCATTTAATGAACTGACAGCCGTTGAAGAAGTTAAACGAGGAGTTTGGTCAATAGTTTTTGCACCTCCTGGATTAGCAGCGATCGCCATCAAGCAGCAAAATTACTTGCCGATCTTCTCAATGGCAGGTTTACGCAATGTACGCTCTGTAATCGTCGTCAACAACAATCGGTTGCAAAATCTTGACGATCTAAGTAACAGTATTGTAGCACTAGGACAACCTGGTTCGGCGGCAGGATATTATTTGCCTTTATATGACTTATATGGTTTGACTCTTAAGGAAGTGCGGTTCGCCCCGACACCGAAAACTGTTTTGCAATGGCTCTCTCAAGGAAAGGTAGATGCGGGGGCTTTATCGGAAGCAGATTTTGAGCTTTATCACCATGAATTTGAGCAAAAGGGATTGCGTATTTTGCACACAACCCGATCGGCTCCTCCTAGCATCGTGTTACTTCAATCTTCAATCGATGCAGAATCTCGACAGCAAATTGTCGAGGCGATGAAGGCAGCTGCTCCCAGCACGATTGGGGATGCTGGCTATCTTCCCGATGCGCCAATTCCTGACTACGAGCAATTTATTAAGATTGTGGAAAAAGTCAGACCCCTCGAAACCCAAGTCCAAGAAAAACCCGCAGTTCTAATTTTTAAATAA
- a CDS encoding DUF4335 domain-containing protein: MSSKRQYSLPSCNLILEGMEDANTESADILSGQPPISILINAECHLLKSNQKLSGGSVFLTNLARAISNYAQGFLSGLFASDKSNHKSNNSSAEYPQVSISPVPESHLHRLTLQPQPDSGEAKTEIDITTVELFDLVDAIDQLYADRSVLPDMTLELQPVSRRYRKPEQPLVERATPAVVGMTSLALAAVALFLIPPPVMREPKPESKSTPTQTIPVQPQSAPPGTVPNPSGNNSTTK, from the coding sequence ATGAGTAGCAAAAGACAGTATAGTTTGCCTAGCTGCAATCTGATTTTGGAAGGGATGGAGGATGCTAATACAGAAAGTGCTGATATCTTGAGCGGACAACCGCCGATATCTATCTTGATCAATGCTGAGTGTCATTTACTCAAGTCGAATCAAAAGTTGAGTGGTGGTAGCGTTTTTTTAACTAATCTTGCTCGCGCCATCAGTAACTACGCTCAAGGATTCTTAAGTGGGTTATTTGCCTCTGACAAATCTAACCATAAATCTAACAATAGTAGCGCTGAATATCCTCAAGTATCTATTAGTCCAGTACCCGAATCACATTTACATCGCCTGACTTTACAGCCTCAGCCTGATAGCGGGGAAGCTAAAACCGAAATTGACATTACGACAGTAGAGCTTTTCGATTTAGTTGATGCGATCGATCAACTTTATGCGGATCGTTCTGTATTGCCTGATATGACCCTGGAATTACAGCCAGTTAGCAGACGCTATCGTAAACCAGAGCAGCCTCTAGTTGAAAGGGCAACTCCTGCTGTAGTTGGGATGACTAGCTTGGCATTGGCGGCAGTGGCTTTGTTTTTGATTCCTCCCCCAGTGATGCGAGAACCAAAACCAGAGTCAAAATCTACACCAACGCAAACTATACCTGTTCAGCCTCAATCTGCACCACCAGGTACTGTGCCAAATCCGTCTGGTAATAATTCGACGACAAAATAA
- a CDS encoding DUF3038 domain-containing protein gives MSQSASLESEHQSLGDSPASILNTLPDISLPAKVCSPRTQQQIDLLLLALEALELGASEHMLATARQLGIDRVVKHRVNLWRLRCSNPWRRSYTRDYLSLDQAKALVIIAGFRAKDLMVVIRQLLLAEQQMREKNLPLDNHFRLSEYLERFRAHFRSRMNSRRAKVSAYIDSEEQLNELALSLLNKLLFCTGTRGIQRVWYSLFDGEVA, from the coding sequence ATGAGCCAATCTGCAAGTTTAGAATCGGAACATCAATCTTTAGGAGACAGCCCAGCCTCAATTTTAAATACTTTACCAGACATATCTCTTCCTGCTAAGGTTTGTTCTCCCCGCACTCAACAGCAAATAGATTTACTGTTATTAGCATTAGAAGCTTTAGAACTAGGGGCATCAGAACATATGCTAGCTACAGCCAGACAGTTGGGCATCGATCGCGTTGTCAAGCATCGGGTTAATCTTTGGCGTTTACGCTGTAGTAATCCTTGGCGACGTTCTTACACTAGAGATTATTTGAGCCTAGATCAAGCAAAAGCCCTGGTAATTATTGCTGGCTTTAGAGCTAAAGATTTAATGGTTGTGATTCGACAGCTATTATTGGCAGAACAACAGATGCGAGAGAAAAATCTCCCCCTAGATAATCATTTTCGTCTCTCTGAATATTTAGAGCGATTCCGCGCTCATTTCCGTAGTCGGATGAACTCTCGTCGTGCTAAAGTGTCAGCCTATATTGACTCCGAAGAACAGCTGAACGAATTGGCTTTGTCCTTGTTGAACAAGCTATTGTTTTGTACTGGTACAAGGGGTATACAGCGTGTTTGGTATAGTTTGTTTGATGGGGAAGTGGCTTAA
- a CDS encoding adenine phosphoribosyltransferase, whose protein sequence is MQLNSLIRDIPDFPQSGILFRDITTLLNNAQGLRNTIDRLCTECQTANLTPDYIVGMESRGFIFATPLAYQLNAGFVPVRKPGKLPAPVYSATYELEYGTDRLEIHRDAIAPGSKVLIVDDLLATGGTAKATAELLAQLQAEVIGFAFVIELLALKGKDKLPTIPVISLVKY, encoded by the coding sequence ATGCAACTTAACTCATTAATTCGCGATATTCCCGACTTCCCCCAATCAGGAATCTTGTTTCGCGACATAACTACTCTCCTAAATAATGCCCAAGGTTTACGAAATACTATCGATCGCCTGTGTACAGAATGCCAAACAGCTAATTTAACACCCGATTACATTGTTGGCATGGAATCGAGAGGATTTATTTTCGCCACTCCCCTGGCATATCAGCTCAACGCTGGATTTGTGCCTGTACGCAAGCCAGGAAAACTTCCTGCACCCGTCTACTCAGCGACTTATGAATTGGAATATGGCACAGATCGACTAGAAATTCATCGAGATGCGATCGCTCCTGGCTCAAAAGTGTTAATTGTTGACGATTTATTAGCCACAGGGGGAACGGCTAAAGCTACGGCTGAATTATTAGCCCAACTGCAAGCGGAAGTGATTGGCTTTGCTTTTGTGATTGAGCTGTTGGCGCTCAAGGGGAAAGATAAATTACCCACTATTCCCGTAATTAGTTTGGTCAAATATTAA
- a CDS encoding TolC family protein, translating to MGQKNKFIKLVGISTAIALSNITASVAQAPGKITEQIAQESEMPDAAQEIQPAQQSIPDVEKLNPSGNPLSFPTTPEEVKVDAQKPITIEQALELSLNNNKEIEEARIQVEQAEAALREQKAALYPTLGLTSGLTYGNDLFLDSVSEQRIDQNVEDTVEQARAENPDLTEAELGQFEEDVRQSEEDRFTDANSASFDFQGGLVINYDIYNGGQRGAAIRAAEKQLRRIELDLERVVEEARFETSRDYYELQNRDAQVEIQQAAVQDASQTLKDAQLLQQAGLGTKFEVLQAEVELSQAQQDLTTAISNQNIARRQLAETLSVSHSTDLATADAIQEAGVWDLELPETIVQAFKNRAELEQSLLEREIRQEERTIALSQARPNLSASANYSLNDDFEDDFDVTDQYQLGLNLEWTLFDGGAARAGAEQAEKDQEIAETGFANLRNQIRFAVEQAFFQLRSNKNNIVTNTKGVRLAEESLRLARLRFQSGVGTQTEVIDAQTALTRARGDRLSSIIEYNQSFADLTRQVSNTPDNGLQDLP from the coding sequence GTGGGTCAGAAAAATAAATTCATTAAACTAGTTGGTATTAGTACGGCGATCGCCCTAAGTAATATTACCGCCTCTGTTGCTCAAGCACCTGGTAAGATTACTGAACAGATTGCTCAGGAAAGTGAGATGCCAGATGCAGCTCAAGAAATTCAACCTGCTCAACAGTCTATTCCTGACGTTGAAAAGCTTAATCCTAGCGGTAATCCCCTCTCATTTCCCACTACACCTGAAGAAGTTAAGGTAGATGCTCAAAAACCGATTACCATAGAACAGGCTCTTGAACTATCCTTGAATAACAATAAGGAAATCGAAGAGGCGAGAATACAGGTAGAACAAGCTGAAGCTGCATTAAGAGAGCAAAAAGCCGCTCTTTATCCTACTTTAGGCCTGACAAGTGGGTTGACCTATGGTAACGATCTTTTTCTCGATAGTGTTTCTGAACAGAGGATCGATCAAAATGTCGAAGACACTGTAGAACAAGCTCGCGCTGAGAACCCTGATCTGACAGAAGCAGAACTTGGACAATTTGAAGAAGATGTCAGGCAAAGCGAAGAAGATCGCTTTACAGATGCTAACTCCGCTAGCTTCGATTTCCAGGGTGGTTTGGTCATCAACTATGATATCTATAATGGTGGTCAAAGAGGTGCTGCTATCCGTGCTGCGGAAAAGCAATTGCGCAGGATAGAGCTAGATTTAGAGAGAGTCGTTGAGGAAGCTCGTTTTGAAACTTCTAGAGATTATTACGAACTACAAAATAGAGATGCTCAAGTCGAGATCCAACAAGCAGCCGTACAAGATGCAAGTCAGACCTTAAAAGATGCTCAACTTTTACAACAAGCAGGACTAGGCACTAAATTTGAAGTGTTGCAGGCAGAGGTAGAATTATCTCAGGCACAACAAGATTTGACAACAGCGATCTCCAATCAAAATATTGCTCGTAGACAGTTAGCAGAAACCTTAAGTGTTTCCCATAGCACCGATCTGGCTACTGCTGATGCAATTCAGGAGGCGGGAGTTTGGGATCTGGAGCTACCTGAAACTATAGTTCAGGCTTTTAAAAATCGGGCGGAACTAGAACAATCCTTGCTAGAAAGAGAGATTAGACAGGAAGAGCGAACAATAGCTTTGTCACAAGCAAGACCTAACCTCAGTGCTAGTGCTAACTATAGCCTCAACGATGACTTTGAAGACGATTTTGATGTTACCGATCAATATCAGCTAGGCTTAAATTTAGAGTGGACACTATTTGACGGTGGCGCAGCTCGCGCAGGAGCAGAACAGGCAGAAAAAGACCAAGAAATTGCGGAGACAGGATTTGCCAACCTGCGTAATCAGATCCGTTTTGCCGTAGAGCAAGCATTTTTTCAACTGAGGTCAAATAAAAATAATATTGTTACCAACACCAAAGGAGTGAGATTAGCAGAAGAAAGTTTACGTTTGGCTCGACTACGTTTCCAGTCAGGAGTCGGTACTCAAACTGAGGTGATTGATGCTCAAACTGCATTAACTAGGGCAAGGGGTGACAGGCTAAGCTCGATTATTGAATATAACCAGTCCTTTGCTGATTTAACTAGACAGGTTTCTAATACTCCTGATAATGGATTACAGGATTTACCATAA
- a CDS encoding O-antigen ligase family protein, translating into MWLSKLKNTNNWIWRWFCVSVLFFPLFPALGALGLVVVLALIWRNSYAQILRSSLNRAFGILAGLLILSAALAEYPQEAGLGLANFLPYFALFMALRCLITEPRQLRILSWLLILPSLPIVVLGLGQLFLAWDTIALIESIFGWQLVPLGVPPGRMSSVFNYTNFLAIYLAIAFTLTLGLWWSMWRQKSTNLSNQRLFSLGLLMLILLADLSGLILTSSRNAWGLAVFSFMAYALYFGWKLLIWGVTGAATAIIWASFAPNLGGMQLRQIVPSFIWIRLSDRAYERPVETLRLTQWQFCWDLITDRPVFGWGLRNFTPLYEAKMNLWLGHPHNLFLMFGAEAGMISLLLFLVIIAVIMFPAAKLFLTCSGQEYDLILFSYLLAFTAYILFNLTDVSIFDLRVNTIAWILLAAISGVTNSQLSKPEIN; encoded by the coding sequence ATGTGGTTGAGCAAATTAAAAAATACGAATAATTGGATCTGGCGCTGGTTTTGTGTTAGCGTCCTTTTTTTTCCTCTATTTCCTGCCTTGGGAGCATTAGGATTAGTAGTTGTTTTAGCCCTAATTTGGCGAAATAGCTATGCTCAAATTCTTCGCAGTTCTCTTAATCGAGCATTTGGCATATTAGCTGGTTTATTAATTCTTAGTGCAGCACTAGCAGAATACCCTCAAGAAGCAGGGTTAGGGTTGGCTAATTTTCTGCCTTATTTCGCCTTATTTATGGCGCTTAGGTGTTTGATTACCGAACCGAGACAACTTCGTATCTTATCCTGGCTATTAATACTTCCTTCCTTACCGATAGTGGTGCTGGGTTTGGGACAACTTTTCCTGGCTTGGGATACAATCGCGCTAATTGAATCTATTTTTGGCTGGCAGTTAGTTCCCTTGGGAGTTCCTCCAGGCAGAATGTCATCCGTGTTTAATTACACTAACTTTCTGGCAATTTATCTGGCGATCGCTTTTACCCTAACATTAGGACTATGGTGGTCAATGTGGCGACAAAAATCAACTAACTTAAGCAATCAACGTCTATTTTCTCTAGGCTTACTAATGTTAATTTTATTAGCCGATCTTAGTGGCTTAATTTTGACTAGTTCTCGCAATGCTTGGGGATTAGCTGTATTTAGCTTTATGGCTTATGCCCTATACTTTGGGTGGAAATTGTTGATCTGGGGCGTTACTGGCGCTGCTACGGCTATTATATGGGCTTCTTTCGCCCCCAATCTCGGCGGGATGCAGTTACGTCAGATAGTACCCAGTTTTATTTGGATCAGACTATCAGATCGGGCATATGAGCGTCCTGTAGAAACTCTGCGACTTACTCAATGGCAATTTTGCTGGGATTTAATTACAGATCGTCCTGTTTTTGGTTGGGGACTCCGTAACTTTACACCCCTTTATGAAGCCAAAATGAATCTCTGGCTAGGACATCCCCACAATTTATTTTTAATGTTTGGTGCAGAAGCAGGAATGATCTCTTTGCTATTATTTTTAGTAATTATTGCCGTCATTATGTTTCCAGCCGCCAAGCTATTCTTAACTTGTTCGGGTCAAGAATATGACCTGATTCTATTTAGCTATTTACTGGCTTTTACCGCCTACATTCTTTTCAACCTAACAGACGTTAGCATCTTTGATTTGCGCGTGAATACTATCGCCTGGATCTTACTAGCAGCAATCAGTGGCGTAACTAATTCTCAATTAAGCAAACCTGAAATTAACTAG
- a CDS encoding response regulator transcription factor — MEILIIEDEEEIAQLIEQTLTKESFSCRIANDGLTALAIFEQQQPDVVILDLMLPGLDGLEVCTRIRQQPYNKDPYIMMLTARGEEIDRVIGLSTGADDYLVKPFSPRELVARVRALLRRSLRHEVSEDNSQNYRTKHFTVDLDQHVATRKLDSQTPEELDLTTLEFNLLSTFLSYPGRVWSRTQLIDRLWGNDFFGDERVVDTHIRRLRKKIEPDSANPTFVKTVVGVGYKFEDDHV, encoded by the coding sequence ATGGAAATTCTAATTATTGAGGACGAAGAGGAAATCGCTCAATTAATTGAACAAACTCTTACCAAAGAAAGTTTTTCCTGTCGTATTGCCAACGATGGATTGACGGCATTAGCTATTTTTGAGCAGCAACAGCCTGATGTTGTTATTCTCGACCTTATGCTGCCTGGTTTAGATGGACTAGAAGTCTGTACCCGTATCCGCCAGCAGCCTTATAATAAAGATCCCTACATCATGATGCTGACTGCTAGAGGAGAAGAAATTGACCGAGTTATTGGACTTTCCACAGGAGCTGATGACTATTTAGTCAAGCCTTTTAGTCCCAGAGAATTAGTTGCTAGAGTTCGTGCCTTATTAAGACGCAGCCTACGCCACGAGGTGTCAGAAGATAACTCGCAAAATTATCGCACTAAACATTTTACTGTCGATTTAGATCAGCATGTAGCAACTAGAAAGTTGGACTCCCAAACCCCAGAAGAATTAGACCTGACAACTTTAGAATTCAATCTCCTTTCGACCTTTCTCAGCTATCCTGGACGAGTTTGGAGTCGCACCCAGCTAATCGATCGACTTTGGGGTAATGATTTCTTTGGTGATGAACGAGTTGTCGATACCCATATCAGAAGACTGCGGAAGAAAATCGAGCCAGATTCAGCAAATCCCACCTTTGTTAAAACCGTGGTTGGTGTTGGCTACAAGTTTGAAGATGATCATGTGTAA
- a CDS encoding bile acid beta-glucosidase, translated as MTNQQPIQIPHCTWQRSIGKGWDHPYTVRYASNLDDGPWHGMPLGGMGAGCIGRSSKGDFNLWHLDGGEHIFQSLPACQFSVFEQTASATQAYALSTEAPKDNTLSRWSWYPTEGGTYSALYPRSWFEYQGVFAADITCEQFSPIWAENYQESSYPIINFDWTVHNPTDRPITLSIMLTWQNTVGWFTNAIKSPTIKVRDDGSPEYEYQPKWRDSTGNYNEWIQDNYRVGYLMNRVKPDEDVQEGDGQIAIASIYNPSVEVFYLSRWNPDGDGGEVWDNFAADGSLPDLQNETPADPGEQIACAIAIRFTVKPGQTKKIPFTLAWDLPITEFKQGVNYYRRYTDFFGRNGKNAWSMVRTSLKHSDLWREKIEAWQQPILQRDDLPNWFKMALFNELYLLADGGTLWTAATENDPVGQFGVLECLDYRWYESLDVRLYGSFGLMMLWPKLDKSVLEAFARAIPHHDDTPRIVGYDRSSAIRKEAGATPHDLGAPNEHPWQESNYTSYQDCNQWKDLPSDFVLQVYRDYLLTGENDPDFLWECWDSITLTLAYLKKFDRDNDGIPENSGAPDQTFDDWKLRGISAYCGGLWIAALEAAIKIAQILLATPPTNPQLQPENFPTSMQNTLDTYHSWLQQSRSLYHDALWNGEYYRLDTESGSNVVMADQLCGQFYARLLGLPDVVEEQYTISTLNKIYDACFLKFHDGKYGAANGVLPDGSAVNPKDTHPLEVWTGINFGLAAFMLQMDMKEEAFKLTETVVKQVYENGLQFRTPEAITAVGTFRASHYLRAMAIWGIYGVLSDWK; from the coding sequence ATGACCAACCAACAGCCAATTCAGATTCCTCATTGTACCTGGCAACGTTCTATCGGTAAAGGATGGGATCATCCCTACACGGTACGCTACGCTAGTAATCTGGATGATGGCCCTTGGCATGGAATGCCCTTGGGCGGGATGGGTGCAGGATGTATTGGTAGATCGAGTAAAGGAGATTTTAATCTCTGGCATTTGGATGGGGGAGAGCATATTTTTCAGTCTCTTCCCGCCTGTCAGTTTAGTGTGTTTGAACAAACAGCATCAGCTACTCAGGCTTATGCTTTAAGTACAGAAGCACCAAAGGATAATACCTTATCTCGTTGGTCATGGTATCCCACTGAGGGCGGAACTTACAGCGCGTTATATCCCCGCAGTTGGTTTGAGTATCAAGGAGTCTTTGCAGCAGACATTACCTGTGAGCAATTTTCACCCATTTGGGCGGAGAACTATCAAGAGTCTAGTTATCCGATAATTAATTTTGATTGGACGGTACACAACCCTACAGATCGGCCCATCACCTTAAGTATCATGCTGACATGGCAAAATACTGTCGGCTGGTTTACTAACGCCATTAAATCGCCGACGATTAAAGTGCGAGATGATGGTAGTCCTGAATATGAATATCAACCTAAGTGGCGGGATAGCACAGGTAATTATAACGAGTGGATTCAAGATAATTATCGGGTGGGCTATTTGATGAATCGGGTGAAGCCTGATGAAGATGTCCAAGAAGGAGATGGGCAAATTGCGATCGCCTCAATTTATAATCCTAGTGTCGAAGTATTTTATCTCAGCCGTTGGAATCCCGATGGTGACGGAGGGGAAGTTTGGGATAACTTTGCCGCAGATGGCTCATTACCCGACTTACAGAATGAAACTCCTGCCGATCCTGGAGAACAAATTGCCTGTGCGATCGCAATTCGGTTTACAGTTAAACCAGGTCAAACTAAGAAAATTCCTTTTACTCTAGCTTGGGATTTACCCATCACTGAATTTAAGCAGGGGGTTAACTACTACCGTCGCTACACGGACTTTTTTGGGCGGAATGGCAAGAATGCCTGGAGTATGGTGCGGACTTCCCTCAAGCATAGTGATCTGTGGCGCGAAAAGATTGAGGCTTGGCAACAACCGATTCTGCAACGGGACGATTTACCCAACTGGTTTAAGATGGCGCTGTTTAACGAGCTATACTTACTGGCTGATGGTGGTACTCTCTGGACTGCTGCCACAGAAAACGATCCCGTAGGACAGTTTGGAGTTTTAGAATGCCTGGACTATCGCTGGTATGAAAGCCTAGACGTGCGCCTATATGGTTCATTTGGCTTGATGATGCTGTGGCCAAAACTCGATAAATCCGTCTTAGAAGCCTTTGCCAGAGCAATTCCCCACCATGATGATACCCCGCGTATTGTGGGTTACGATCGCTCTAGCGCCATCAGAAAAGAAGCTGGCGCAACTCCTCACGATCTTGGCGCACCCAATGAGCATCCGTGGCAGGAATCTAACTATACTTCCTATCAAGACTGTAACCAGTGGAAAGACTTACCCAGTGATTTCGTGTTGCAGGTATATCGTGACTATCTGCTGACGGGAGAAAACGATCCCGATTTTCTCTGGGAATGTTGGGACAGCATTACTCTGACTCTGGCATATCTCAAAAAATTCGACCGTGACAATGATGGCATCCCCGAAAACTCTGGCGCACCAGATCAAACCTTTGACGACTGGAAACTACGAGGTATAAGCGCCTACTGTGGTGGACTTTGGATTGCAGCACTCGAAGCAGCAATTAAGATCGCTCAGATTTTACTAGCTACTCCTCCAACTAATCCTCAGTTACAGCCAGAAAATTTCCCGACAAGTATGCAAAATACTTTGGATACTTATCATAGCTGGTTGCAACAATCGCGATCGCTTTATCATGATGCTCTCTGGAATGGTGAATACTATCGTCTCGATACTGAAAGTGGCTCAAATGTAGTCATGGCAGATCAACTCTGTGGGCAATTCTACGCTCGTTTACTCGGTTTACCCGACGTGGTAGAAGAGCAATATACTATATCTACCCTGAATAAAATCTATGATGCCTGTTTCCTGAAATTCCATGATGGTAAATATGGTGCAGCTAACGGTGTGTTGCCTGATGGTAGTGCTGTTAATCCCAAGGATACCCATCCTTTAGAAGTCTGGACAGGAATCAACTTTGGTTTGGCTGCCTTTATGCTGCAAATGGATATGAAAGAAGAGGCTTTTAAGTTAACGGAAACTGTAGTGAAGCAAGTGTATGAAAATGGTTTGCAGTTTAGAACTCCTGAAGCGATTACTGCGGTGGGGACTTTTAGAGCAAGTCATTATTTGAGAGCGATGGCTATTTGGGGGATTTATGGGGTTTTGAGTGATTGGAAGTAG